In the genome of Dermacentor andersoni chromosome 3, qqDerAnde1_hic_scaffold, whole genome shotgun sequence, one region contains:
- the LOC140216320 gene encoding uncharacterized protein, producing MPGIIWEELDSTTMSRLGVDLIRNELARRELESTGSKEELIQRLEGDIHQRREATPRSSVERAVTAGNSGLTLDTATLESLALLFQQLRRPSTTVTTLPDLSSSIAYFDQSPAQNVNVWLNDVRRVQQLTACDDATTRLIAASKLKGTARNWHLAFGNHHSTWETWSAALKETFLSELTLIEWQERVIKIRQGPGESLQGYAYAKLRVVESCPVTLIDAQKIDYLLQGLQEPHVIAAIAANRPLTKQHHKTVYNENPYLRKKSLPGKFWRRRQCRWKAALPHYKSALRNPAFPQPPWTKKRSRRHTGALTATWPRDHPRPICFRSASDTLSSGTTT from the exons ATGCCAGGAATTATTTGGGAGGAGCTTGACTCAACGACCATGTCGCGGCTCGGAGTCGACCTTATCCGTAATGAATTGGCCCGACGCGAGTTAGAGAGCACCGGCTCTAAGGAAGAGCTCATTCAGCGCCTCGAAGGCGACATTCACCAACGTCGTGAGGCAACGCCACGGTCAAGCGTGGAGAGGGCGGTTACCGCCGGCAACTCAGGTTTGACCCTTGATACCGCGACGCTCGAAAGTCTGGCACTTCTGTTTCAACAGCTGCGACGCCCCTCGACTACAGTTACCACACTGCCAGACCTGTCGTCATCGATTGCTTACTTTGATCAGTCTCCAGCACAAAATGTTAATGTCTGGCTCAATGACGTCCGCCGGGTACAGCAGCTTACCGCATGCGACGACGCCACCACTCGTCTCATTGCCGCAAGTAAACTGAAAGGCACAGCTCGTAATTGGCACCTCGCTTTTGGAAATCACCATTCAACCTGGGAAACATGGAGCGCCGCCCTGAAGGAAACATTTTTATCGGAGCTGACCCTCATCGAATGGCAGGAACGTGTCATAAAGATCAGACAGGGCCCAGGCGAGAGCCTACAAGGGTACGCTTACGCAAAGCTGCGTGTGGTTGAAAGCTGCCCCGTCACCCTTATTGACGCCCAGAAGATTGATTATCTACTACAAGGTCTTCAAGAACCACATGTCATTGCGGCCATCGCGGCTAATAGGCCGTTAACA AAGCAACATCACAAGACTGTCTACAACGAGAACCCTTACCTTCGCAAGAAGAGCCTCCCTGGCAAGTTTTGGCGGCGAAGACAGTGCCGCTGGAAAGCAGCACTGCCACACTACAAGTCTGCACTACG gaacccggccTTCCCACAGCCTCCGTGGACCAAGAAGCGCTCCAGgcgccacacaggtgccctgactgcgacatgGCCACGCGACCATCCGCGCCCCATCTGTTTTAggagtgccagcgacacgctcagCAGCGGGACCACCACTTGA